One window of the Eucalyptus grandis isolate ANBG69807.140 chromosome 8, ASM1654582v1, whole genome shotgun sequence genome contains the following:
- the LOC104452034 gene encoding LOW QUALITY PROTEIN: G-type lectin S-receptor-like serine/threonine-protein kinase At4g27290 (The sequence of the model RefSeq protein was modified relative to this genomic sequence to represent the inferred CDS: inserted 1 base in 1 codon) produces the protein MDNSLFDFGDFFYVDVTIGNWYTDLELSGFSQWLVISSWKKPVAPDKPLDSRGLHSSVISLLPFFRLLSSLSRFADLENQTASSSMKAFVALSMCLVLFSCNALVSNALDTITTNQSIQGGESLISTGETFELGFFSRGHPPKRYLGIWYKKITXMTIVWVANRLAPLADASGTLRVTSHGSLVLLDGNGSDVWSSNLSIPVRNPVAQLLDSGNLVVRDAEGSDPNTFLWQSFDHPTDTLLAGMKIGWNRKSGFNRYLKSWKSIDDPSPGNFTFQLDPNGYPQLLLKQGSDIKFRTGPWNGLRFSGTPYLHTNPYYRYEFVLNEEEMYYHYELLNRSVSSRLTLTTNGIVQRFAWIERTQDWMRYISSPIDQCDNYASCGAYASCRVDTSPVCRCLKGFVPRFSQELDTLDWSNGCVRRNPLDCEKDIFVKYSWLKLPDTRSSWFNESMNLQECEVVCMKKCSCMAYSNLDIRNGGSGCLLWFGELIDIRGYSDYGQDLYIRMAVSESALLSSQQKKHKLVMGLAVSFGSVLLILVLTICVLQCKKKKLKLPEGICMSVSEVRNNDKSPKEDLELPLFDLSTVALATNYFSTDNKLGEGGFGPVYKGVLRDGQEIAVKMLSRNSKQGLHEFKNEVQYVSKLQHRNLVKLLGCCIEEENLLIYEFMPNGSLDSFLFGPMQRKRLDWSTRFNIINGIARGLLYLHQDSCLRIIHRDVKASNVLLDYEMNPKISDLGLAKIFTGNETQANTNRVVGTYGYMSPEYALDGVFSTKSDVFSYGVLVLEIVSGKRNRGFHHPDHRHNLLGHAWRLFTDGRSMQLLDKLVKNSCSTSEALRSIHIGLLCVQRCPDDRPSMSTVVIMLGSDVELPLPKEPGFFNERNLLQESTSQSQPNEMTVTVLSAR, from the exons ATGGACAATAGCTTGTTtgattttggggattttttttatgtcgATGTCACAATTGGCAATTGGTACACTGACTTGGAACTTAGTGGCTTTTCCCAATGGCTTGTTATCAGTTCATGGAAAAAGCCTGTGGCTCCAGATAAGCCTTTAGATTCCAGgggtcttcattcttcagtgatttctcttctccctttcttccGTCTTCTTAGTTCATTAAGCAGATTCGCTGATTTAGAGAACCAGACTGCTTCAAGCAGTATGAAAGCTTTTGTGGCTCTTTCCATGTGTCTTGTTCTCTTCTCTTGTAATGCCCTTGTTTCCAATGCCCTAGATACCATAACAACAAATCAGTCAATTCAAGGTGGCGAGAGCCTAATCTCTACTGGTGAGACATTTGAGCTGGGGTTCTTCAGTAGGGGGCATCCGCCAAAGCGATATCTGGGAATATGGTACAAGAAAATAA AAATGACAATAGTGTGGGTTGCAAATAGACTTGCACCCCTTGCGGATGCATCAGGCACTTTGAGGGTTACTAGCCATGGAAGTCTCGTCCTTCTCGATGGGAATGGAAGTGATGTCTGGTCATCAAACTTGTCAATACCAGTGCGTAATCCAGTTGCGCAGCTCTTGGATTCAGGAAATCTGGTTGTGAGAGATGCAGAAGGCAGTGATCCCAATACTTTCCTGTGGCAGAGTTTTGACCATCCTACAGATACACTTCTGGCTGGTATGAAGATCGGATGGAATAGAAAATCAGGCTTCAATCGTTATTTAAAATCATGGAAGAGCATTGATGATCCTTCTCCAGGCAACTTCACGTTTCAACTTGATCCGAATGGCTACCCACAACTCCTATTGAAGCAGGGTTCTGACATCAAGTTCAGGACAGGACCATGGAATGGTCTTCGATTTAGTGGCACCCCTTATTTACATACAAACCCATACTACAGATATGAATTTGTGTTAAATGAGGAAGAGATGTACTACCACTACGAGCTCCTCAACAGATCGGTCTCTTCCAGGCTGACATTGACGACCAATGGCATCGTACAACGATTTGCTTGGATTGAACGAACGCAGGATTGGATGCGTTACATCTCCTCGCCAATAGACCAATGTGACAACTATGCATCCTGTGGTGCCTATGCTAGCTGTAGGGTCGATACTTCCCCAGTGTGTAGGTGCTTGAAAGGCTTCGTGCCCCGATTTTCTCAAGAATTGGATACGTTGGATTGGTCAAATGGGTGTGTGAGGAGAAATCCTTTGGATTGTGAAAAGGACATATTTGTGAAGTATTCTTGGTTAAAATTGCCAGATACTCGGTCTTCGTGGTTTAACGAGAGCATGAATCTTCAGGAATGCGAAGTAGTTTGCATGAAAAAATGTTCATGTATGGCTTATTCGAACTTAGACATTCGAAACGGAGGAAGTGGTTGTTTGCTGTGGTTCGGCGAGCTGATTGACATTAGGGGGTACAGCGACTACGGGCAGGACCTCTACATCCGGATGGCTGTGTCAGAATcag CTTTACTGTCATCACAACAAAAGAAGCATAAGCTGGTCATGGGCTTGGCAGTTTCTTTCGGGTCTGTTTTGCTCATTCTGGTTCTCACCATCTGTGTTCtacaatgcaagaagaagaaattgaagcttcCTGAGG GCATTTGTATGTCAGTGTCAGAGGTGCGAAACAATGACAAATC CCCAAAGGAGGATCTTGAGTTGCCACTATTTGACTTGTCTACAGTAGCTCTTGCGACCAATTACTTTTCGACCGATAATAAGCTTGGAGAAGGTGGTTTTGGACCTGTCTACAAG GGTGTGCTGAGGGATGGTCAAGAAATTGCGGTGAAGATGCTGTCAAGGAACTCAAAACAAGGGCTGCATGAGTTTAAAAATGAAGTTCAATATGTTTCCAAGCTGCAACACCGGAACCTAGTGAAGCTTTTAGGATGTTGcattgaggaagaaaatcttCTGATCTATGAATTCATGCCCAACGGGAGCTTGGACTCATTTCTCTTTG GTCCAATGCAGAGGAAGCGACTGGACTGGTCCACTCGTTTCAACATCATCAATGGGATTGCTAGGGGGCTTCTTTACCTTCATCAAGATTCCTGTCTCAGGATCATTCACAGAGATGTGAAAGCTAGCAATGTATTGTTAGATTATGAGATGAACCCTAAGATCTCTGATTTAGGCTTGGCTAAAATCTTCACAGGGAATGAGACACAGGCAAATACTAACAGAGTGGTTGGAACATA TGGTTACATGTCTCCAGAGTATGCTCTTGatggagttttctcaacaaaatcTGATGTCTTTAGCTATGGTGTATTGGTGCTCGAGATTGTAAGCGGGAAGAGAAACAGAGGGTTTCATCATCCAGACCACCGTCATAATCTTCTAGGACAT GCTTGGAGACTATTCACAGATGGCAGGTCCATGCAGTTGCTTGACAAGTTGGTCAAGAACTCATGCAGTACTTCTGAAGCATTGCGCTCTATTCATATTGGCTTATTGTGCGTGCAGCGATGCCCTGATGATAGGCCAAGTATGTCCACTGTGGTTATAATGCTGGGAAGCGACGTCGAATTGCCTCTTCCAAAAGAGCCAGGGTTTTTCAATGAAAGGAATCTACTCCAAGAAAGCACTTCACAAAGTCAACCAAATGAAATGACCGTGACAGTATTATCTGCTCGATAA